In Siphonobacter curvatus, the genomic window GGAATACGGCGTCGAGATCTACTCAACGGGCGGTGAAACGGCGGATGTAGGCGATCTGGTACGTACCATTACGGTGAACAGTACGGTAGTGGCCCGCATGAAACGTTCAGATGTCATTTCGAATGATAACATTCAGGCAGGAGATGTCGTGGTAGGTCTGGCTTCGTTCGGCCAGGCAACCTACGAAGATCAGTACAACGGAGGAATGGGTTCAAACGGACTAACTTCGGCCCGCCATGATGTACTGGGCCATTATCTGGCCTCGCTCTACCCCGAGAGCTTCGATCCGGAAGTGCCATCTGACTTGGTTTACAGTGGTTCGAAAAAACTGACCGAACCCGTAGAAGGTACGCCGCTGAACGTAGGACAACTGGTGCTGTCACCCACGCGGACGTATGCACCCTTTGTGAAAGCCCTGCTCAGCGAAATCCGTCCGAATGGAATGGTACACTGCTCGGGTGGTGCCCAGACGAAAGTGTTACATTTCATCGATAATTTACACGTCATTAAAGATAATCTCTTCCCGATTCCGCCGCTGTTCAAGCTCATTCAGCAGGAAAGCGGTACGGCTTGGTCGGAGATGTACAAAGTATTCAATATGGGTCACCGCCTGGAGGTATACCTGCCCGAGGGTCAGGCCCAGCGAGTGATTGAAATTGCCCATTCGTTTGGCATTGAGGCTCAGGTGATCGGTCGCGTGGAGGCCTTCGAAGGCAAACGCGTAACCGTGCGTAGCGAGTTTGGTGAGTTTGTGTATTAAGCGGTAAATCCCGAAGTGCGTACGACGTATGAATCCAGAAGAAATCCAGTCGATTGAACCTGCCTTGGGAACGGGTATCTACACGGTGCCCGATGTGGCTCAGATTTTGAGACTTCCCCTCACGCGGGTACGCCGCTGGCTGGATGAATTCTGGAACGGACGACTTTCGGCAACGACCAAAATATCCTATTCCTGGGGGAAAGGCCGGGAGCGGGTGGTGAATTTTCAGACGCTCATCGAGTTTTACGTCTTCTTCAAACTGCGGGAGCTGGGTATCTCCACGCCCAAGATCCTGCAGGCTCACGAAGTCAGTTCACGCCTGTTACAGACGCCTTTCCCCTTTGCTTCTTCGTTTTTATTAACCGATAGTAAGACGTTATTCGTCGAAATTGGTAATGAAATCCTGATTACGGCGGATGCCCGACTTCAGTACGAGATCAAGGAAGTCATGGAAGGGTTTTGCCGGAAGATTGAATTCGATGCCGATAAGCTGGCGTCGAAATTCTGGCCCCTGGGTAAAGACCGTTCAGTGGTGATTGATCCACAGCGGCAGCTCGGACAGCCTACCGTCCAGGGTACGAATATTCTGGCCGAAACCCTGCACCGGCTCCACCTGGGCGGAGAGGATACGCCTACGATTGCTCAACTGTACGGATTGACGCAGACACAGGTGGAAGAAGCGTTGTTTTTTGTTAATCGCCCGGTCCAATGAACGTATATATTGACGAAAATTTAGTGCCCTTTTTTCCTGAAGCGTTCCTAAATGAATTCAGCGTATGTCCGATTACGAGCGAGGAAACGATTCGTCAGGCGGATGGATTGTTGCTTTTACCGGAATTCAACGTACATCGAACACCGTCCCAGCGGGCCGTCTATGAACGCTTGGGATTGCGAATGGTTTTCGTAAGCATGCCTGCCGAAGGGGTCTGGTATTTGAACGAAAGCGAAGCCCGCCGGAAAAAGTGGGCCGAGGTGCTCAAAAAGTGTAACAAGCACCCGGAAATTTCGGCCTACCGCTGCGATCTGAACGCCAGTCGTTTGCGGAGTTTACTTTAGTTACTGGCTTGCAAAAGGAATTTCCGCTGCTGCTGTAATCGGTTACGGATGTCGGCTAGACGGTGTTCTACTAGTAATTTCCCATCTTTGAATACGGTTTGTAATAAGCCACGCGTGGCCCCTTCCGGGCTTACCTCGTCGCTTAGACCGCTTACCCAGCCATTTTCTCCTTCCACTTTTATGAGTCCTTTGGCACTACGTTTGGTACCGTCATCGGTCTTCGGATCTTTGAAAATGGCCCGTCCTTCGCCATTGACTACGCCATAGGTCGCCTTCATGGCGAAGCCAAAGGTGTCGCGGGTGACGTACTGATAGGTGTAACTCCCAATGCCGAAAACCACATTCGTACTGGCAAAACCTTTATCCGCCAGCCGCTGGCAGATGGTTTGGCAACGTTCCAGCGTAATGCTGTCTCCATAAATCAACCCCATGTGAGCGTCGAGTAGGCGGTAACCCGTGGCGGTGATCGTACCGCCAAACGTTTCCCACAAACACTCCACGGCTCCTTTGTAGGCGGGCGTTCCCACAGGAGCTGCCGGATCTCCACAGAGAATTAAAACCGGATCGCCGCTGTCGGGACGAATCACCACTTTGCCTTCCCGGCTCAGAATAGCTTCTTTCAACTCAGGCATGAATTCCGTAATCACCTGCCAGAAATCCCAGGTATCGCTGACAATACTAACCATCCCGCGTGGATAAATTTCGTTGATCAGGCGGCGGAAGGTATCTATCTCACCGCTTTGCGTACCCATGCACATGACGCTGTGTTCAGTAGCGGGAACACTACCGCCGACCAGTTCTGTATCGACGTTGGCCCCGTAATAGGTTTCCAGGAAGTCGATGGCCGGAATGGTATCCGTACCCGTAAAACTCAGCAAGTGAGCGGCTCCACTCAGCTCGGCAGCTTCAAGTCCGGCCATCCCGCGAAAGCTGAAATCGTGCCCTTGCCAGGGGACAAAAGCAGTATCACCGCCCGTTTTTTCAGCGTATTGATCCAGTAGATTCCGGTAATGAAACGCCGTGGTGGCACTGGTGCAGGGTAGCCAGAGAATGCAGGAAAGCAGGGTTTCCAGAAAGTTGGTCAGCCAGAAAAATTCCGGTTGTGTATTCTGAATTGTAAACATCGGTACGCGGAAGGGCGTCAGTGTACCTTCGGATAGGGCCCGAATCTCCAGCGGCAAATAACCCAACTCGTGCAAGGCTTCGACGTGGTCGTACGTAATGGCTCCTTTGCCGAGGTAGTTTTCAATCCGTCGCTGGTATTTTTTTACGACTTCAGTTTTCGGTTTTTTGAAAAACTGCTCCTCAAATTCTTCCAGCAAATACTTCTTTATGAAGTATTGCAAGCCAAAGAAAACCACGTGATCGACGCCTTCAATGCGACTTTTACGGGGTGTGAAGTTGCTGTATACCAGTTCGGTACCCGTTGGGTATTGGTTGCGGTGATCGACTTTGTAACCGTCGGAGAGATGAATGGGATTCATAGCGAAAGGCATTAGAAAAGAGCGGGTGAAAGAGGAACTTGGGTCAGGGCGTCGCTGGAAAGCGTCTGGAAGGAATCAGTACTGAAGATCCGATCGTAGTAGGCGGATAACTCGGTGAAGCCTCGGCTAAAGATTCCGTGACTAACGATTAGAACCAGTGAACCCGCTCCGTGCTGACGTAAAGCCTGGGCCAATTGCAGAAACGTGGCACCGCCGTCGCAAATGTCATCAACTACGACGCAGGTCTGTCCCCGCAAATCGTCCGCGTATACCCGAACATCACTGAGCTGACCCGTAACGGTATTGCGTTTTTTGCTGCATTCCACGTAAGCAACGCCGAGACGTTGGGCCAGGGCTACGGTCTTTTTCAAGGCTCCGGCGTCCGGCGAAATGAGTAGGTAGTCTGAAAGGGAAGCAAGGCACGTTAGAGCAAACGTCTGATTGGAAATGACTTTTACGTTTTGCAGTAACGCAGGCGTGACGTCGGAATGTGGATCGAAAATCTGTACTTCTTTGAATTGTAGAGCATTGATCAGATCTGCATAGATTTTCACCGTAAGGGCTTCGCCCACCTGCGTACAACGATCCTGACGAGCACCGGGAAAATAAGGAAGAAACAAATACAGGTTTTGTACACCCGCCCGCCGAAGGGCATCAACGGCTACCAGTAAAAGGCCCATATCCTGGAACGAGCGTATGCGGGTAGTCACCTGAACGTCGGCTCCGGCGACGGGTTCCTGAATGCGAATGTGGGGCTCGCCGCCGTTGAATGTAAACGCCTCATAAGCCAAACCAGGGCCGTAGGGCTGAAAGGTGGGTTCGAGATTGAGAACTTTCATATTTGCGTATATTTTACGCAAATATGTAGGAGGCCGATTAATCCTACAAGTAAATCAGGAAAAATTTTGTGTAAAAACTACGCAAAATAGAAATCAGGGAATTTCGAAGTAGAAATTTTCGTGTTGCAGGGCCTGATAGCGGTCCAGATCGAAGCGATACAGCGAAGCAGGGCGGCCCCGGCCATCGGAGACTTTGGTGGATAATTCTTCAAGGATACCAAAACTAAGTATCTTCTTGCGAAAATTCCGCCGGTCCAGCGGTTGATCAAGGATAGTACTGTAGAGCCGTTCCAGATCACTGAACAAAAACTTTTCCGGCAGCAGGTCAAAGCCAATCGGTTGATACCGCAGTTTGGAGCGGAGTCGGGTGATGGCTTTCTCCAGAATCTGGGCGTGATCGAAAGCCAGCGGGGGCAGTTCCTGCGTATCGAACCACTGGGCGTCCGTAGCATCCGTCGAAGCTTGTAGTGGCATGTTGTCCGAACGAATAATGGCCATATAGGCAATCGAAACCACCCGAAACCGGGGGTCCCGGCGGGGTTCGCCGAAGCTGAAGAGTTGTTCGAGGTAGTTGATTTTCAGGCCCGTTTCCTCCGAAAGTTCGCGTTCAACGGCCTGTTCCAGGCTCTCTGGCTCCGCAACGAAACCGCCCGGTAAGGCCCACTGTCCTTCAAAAGGGGCATACTTGCGACGAATCAACAGAACCTGTAGCCGATCCGAGTGGTATCCAAACACCACGGCATCTACCGTTAAACGAATTCCCTGTTGGGGATACTGAAAAGCTTCGGACATACGCATGATAGTAGTCCACAAAAGTAAGCGTATACAGTTTAATCACAGCCACTGCTTCAGTTCCAGTAACGAACTTAGCTGATACGTCGCCTCCCGTTCCGGGTAGAGTGATTGCCGGGGCCGGAAATAGGCAGCGTGCATACCCACGCCCAGGGCACCGGCTACGTCGGCTTCGGGGTTATCACCAATCATCAGCGATTCGCAGGCGGTACAACCCGCGGCCGTCATGGCATACTGAAACATTTCGGGTTCGGGTTTCTTGGCTCCGGCCCGCTTGCTGGTAATCACTTCCTTAAAATAACCCGTTAGCCCGCTGCTATCCATTTTGATGTACTGCACCTCGCCAAAACCGTTGGTAATGATGTGCATTTCGTAGCGGGGGGCCAGATACTCCAGCAATTCCAGGGCTCCGGGCAGTAAATGCGGTTTGTACGGGCAATTCGCCAGATACCAGTCCGTCCATTCATCACAGGAGCTATCCTCCGGGCAGCCGAGTACTTGCAGTACCTGCCGGAAACGGCGACTACGGAGTTCTTCCTGCGAGATCTGACGGGTATCGTGCAGTTCCCAGAGTTCGGCGTTGACCCGGTGAAACGTTTGCTGCAAATCCTCCGCACTTTTTACGCCGATTTTCCGTAAATCGAAGGTTTCAAAAAGCTCTACGAGCGTTTCGTTGGTATTGCGTTCGAAATCCCAGAGGGTATGGTCCAGGTCAAAAAAGAGATGTTTGTAAACCGTTTTGGGCATTGTTAAATATCTTCTTGTCCGTAATCTGCGGACGGTGCGTCTCTAAAAAATCCGTGAACAACTCCAGCTCGTCGAGTAAAGGCTGGAAGTCATAGGTGTCGTAATGATAACTTTCGGTATACACTTCCTTGAAATCCGTAATCAGGTAATCCAGTTGTTTGATATTCCAGCTTTTCAAACCCAGCAAATACAGGGTCTGAAAGTGATGGGCGAACTTGGGAGGCTCGTACCGGGAGGTCGTTTTAATATCAATCGCCCGGTCGCCGCCCACTATGTCAATCAGTCCATAAAACTCCACATTCTTAATCGCCGTACGCACGAAAAACTGGGTTTTGTACCGCATGGGGAGTTGTTTTCGCATGGCTTCGATGATGGGAGCCGGAAATTGCTCTTCCCCCCGTCCGGTAGTCAAAGCGGTTTCAAAACTAATGCCCCGCTGCTGGGCGGGTGTAGTAGGTTGCGGGACCCGGTTGATCCGATCCAGCAGGTGCCGCTCCGTTACGTATAATTCTCCATCCGCGTTTCGGAGTTCGTGATGGTACCACGAAAACAGCTGCATTAGGGTGGGATAGAGACGGTATTTAATCATGGTTGTACGAAAGCTTGGGGTGTTGCCGATGCCAGTTCGTGGCCTGTTGATAGGCTTTGGCTACCTGAAGCAGCTTGGCTTCCCCGAATAAGGATCCCATAAACGTAATACTGGTTGGTCGCTGCACGCCCTGCTCGCTTCGGAAACCGTTCGGCAACACTACGCAGGGGTGGCCCGTCAGGTTCGTCAGCGTCAGGTTAGGATTTCCAAAAGCAGGCGTTAGGTAGACGTCCAGTCCTTTGATTTTCTCCTGCATAGCCGCGATGAGTTTCGTCCGTAACCGATTTGCCCGCAGGTATTCCACAGCCGGTACGAAGCGACTGGCTCTGAAATAATTGGGCCAGGCGTTTTTATGCTGTTGAACCAGCAGATCGTCGCGGTTACTAGTAGTTAAATCGTCAAAGGCGGAAGCTCCCTCCACCGTTAATAACAAAGCCATATCACTGACGGGATACTCCGGCAACTGCATCGGTACAAGTTCGGCACCCAGGGATCGTAAGGTAGCCAGGGTTAGCGAATCCTGCGTTTTAGTAGGATAGTTACGATCAAAGGCCGTGGGAAGATATCCGATCTTTAAGCCTTTCAGGGACGTTTGGGTGCCGTCGTAATTAAACGGAGCCTTCATGATCGTATAATCTTTCTGGTCGGGACCCTGGATGGCGTTGAAAACGATGGCACAGTCTTCCACGGTACGGGCCAGCGGACCGAGTTTGTCCATACTCCAGCTGAGCGTCATGGCTCCCGTGCGGGGCACGCGACCGAAGCTGGGCCGTAATCCCGTCGTGCCGCATTCGCTCGATGGGGAAACAATGGAGCCCAGGGTTTCCGAACCGATGGCAAAAGGCAGTAAGCCCGCCGCTACGGCCGAGGCCGAACCCGCCGAGGAGCCACTGGAGCCCCGGTTGAGATTCCAAGGATTCCGGGTTTTACCCCCAAACCAGACGTCGCCCATCGCCAGCTCGCCCA contains:
- a CDS encoding NUDIX hydrolase, whose translation is MSEAFQYPQQGIRLTVDAVVFGYHSDRLQVLLIRRKYAPFEGQWALPGGFVAEPESLEQAVERELSEETGLKINYLEQLFSFGEPRRDPRFRVVSIAYMAIIRSDNMPLQASTDATDAQWFDTQELPPLAFDHAQILEKAITRLRSKLRYQPIGFDLLPEKFLFSDLERLYSTILDQPLDRRNFRKKILSFGILEELSTKVSDGRGRPASLYRFDLDRYQALQHENFYFEIP
- a CDS encoding nicotinate phosphoribosyltransferase, which translates into the protein MNPIHLSDGYKVDHRNQYPTGTELVYSNFTPRKSRIEGVDHVVFFGLQYFIKKYLLEEFEEQFFKKPKTEVVKKYQRRIENYLGKGAITYDHVEALHELGYLPLEIRALSEGTLTPFRVPMFTIQNTQPEFFWLTNFLETLLSCILWLPCTSATTAFHYRNLLDQYAEKTGGDTAFVPWQGHDFSFRGMAGLEAAELSGAAHLLSFTGTDTIPAIDFLETYYGANVDTELVGGSVPATEHSVMCMGTQSGEIDTFRRLINEIYPRGMVSIVSDTWDFWQVITEFMPELKEAILSREGKVVIRPDSGDPVLILCGDPAAPVGTPAYKGAVECLWETFGGTITATGYRLLDAHMGLIYGDSITLERCQTICQRLADKGFASTNVVFGIGSYTYQYVTRDTFGFAMKATYGVVNGEGRAIFKDPKTDDGTKRSAKGLIKVEGENGWVSGLSDEVSPEGATRGLLQTVFKDGKLLVEHRLADIRNRLQQQRKFLLQASN
- a CDS encoding YjjG family noncanonical pyrimidine nucleotidase, translated to MPKTVYKHLFFDLDHTLWDFERNTNETLVELFETFDLRKIGVKSAEDLQQTFHRVNAELWELHDTRQISQEELRSRRFRQVLQVLGCPEDSSCDEWTDWYLANCPYKPHLLPGALELLEYLAPRYEMHIITNGFGEVQYIKMDSSGLTGYFKEVITSKRAGAKKPEPEMFQYAMTAAGCTACESLMIGDNPEADVAGALGVGMHAAYFRPRQSLYPEREATYQLSSLLELKQWL
- a CDS encoding AIR synthase related protein; translation: MQDRYAQRGVSASKEDVHQAIAALDKGLFPKAFCKIVPDTLAGDPDYCTVMHADGAGTKTALAYLYWKETGDVSVWKGIAQDSIVMNTDDLLCVGCTGPILLSSSIDRNKNRIPGEVISQIINGTEEVLAMLREYGVEIYSTGGETADVGDLVRTITVNSTVVARMKRSDVISNDNIQAGDVVVGLASFGQATYEDQYNGGMGSNGLTSARHDVLGHYLASLYPESFDPEVPSDLVYSGSKKLTEPVEGTPLNVGQLVLSPTRTYAPFVKALLSEIRPNGMVHCSGGAQTKVLHFIDNLHVIKDNLFPIPPLFKLIQQESGTAWSEMYKVFNMGHRLEVYLPEGQAQRVIEIAHSFGIEAQVIGRVEAFEGKRVTVRSEFGEFVY
- a CDS encoding DUF433 domain-containing protein, encoding MNPEEIQSIEPALGTGIYTVPDVAQILRLPLTRVRRWLDEFWNGRLSATTKISYSWGKGRERVVNFQTLIEFYVFFKLRELGISTPKILQAHEVSSRLLQTPFPFASSFLLTDSKTLFVEIGNEILITADARLQYEIKEVMEGFCRKIEFDADKLASKFWPLGKDRSVVIDPQRQLGQPTVQGTNILAETLHRLHLGGEDTPTIAQLYGLTQTQVEEALFFVNRPVQ
- a CDS encoding amidase, encoding MQKKRTLLSLCLLSMGFGAFVMKAVDDRAITAAVVKEAEKLLGLEFTAAEADSMRGELLSKRQSYERMRKVELSNDVAPALYFNPLPPNFVFESQTLPFKVAPAGKVKLPDNRDELAWYSVRELAELLRSRQLTSVELTRFFLERLKKYDVHLHCVVTLTETLALQQAAQADAEIKAGKYRGLLHGIPYGAKDLLAQKGYPTTWGSTAYKDQQFAYTATVIERLEKAGAVLCAKLTLGELAMGDVWFGGKTRNPWNLNRGSSGSSAGSASAVAAGLLPFAIGSETLGSIVSPSSECGTTGLRPSFGRVPRTGAMTLSWSMDKLGPLARTVEDCAIVFNAIQGPDQKDYTIMKAPFNYDGTQTSLKGLKIGYLPTAFDRNYPTKTQDSLTLATLRSLGAELVPMQLPEYPVSDMALLLTVEGASAFDDLTTSNRDDLLVQQHKNAWPNYFRASRFVPAVEYLRANRLRTKLIAAMQEKIKGLDVYLTPAFGNPNLTLTNLTGHPCVVLPNGFRSEQGVQRPTSITFMGSLFGEAKLLQVAKAYQQATNWHRQHPKLSYNHD
- the prs gene encoding ribose-phosphate diphosphokinase, with translation MKVLNLEPTFQPYGPGLAYEAFTFNGGEPHIRIQEPVAGADVQVTTRIRSFQDMGLLLVAVDALRRAGVQNLYLFLPYFPGARQDRCTQVGEALTVKIYADLINALQFKEVQIFDPHSDVTPALLQNVKVISNQTFALTCLASLSDYLLISPDAGALKKTVALAQRLGVAYVECSKKRNTVTGQLSDVRVYADDLRGQTCVVVDDICDGGATFLQLAQALRQHGAGSLVLIVSHGIFSRGFTELSAYYDRIFSTDSFQTLSSDALTQVPLSPALF